In Streptomyces puniciscabiei, a single genomic region encodes these proteins:
- a CDS encoding hemolysin family protein, producing the protein MTISLLLLGAAFLLILANGFFVAAEFGLVTVEATDAEKAAAEGDRRARRVAESLKELSFQLSGTQLGITITSLVVGMLAEPALARLLHGPFAALGIPGGAVSGVAVVVGMLLASAIQMVIGELVPKNWAVSKPLPVARFVAGPQARFSRLFRPVIAALNTVANRLVRALGVEPAEELASARTPGELVSLARHSAQAGALEQDTADLFVRTLSLGELTAQHVMTPRVKVSALQDTATAEDVVNLTRATGLSRFPVYREKIDEIVGMAHLKDALAVPVHDRLRTPVSRIARKALLVPETLPVQPLLTRLRSEQPIAVVVDEYGGTAGVVTLEDIVEELVGEVRDEHDAKDIPELAPAPPEDGRPAWDADGSCRVDILQRIGLDVPEGPYETVAGLVADLLGRIPAPGDRAELPGWRLSVRQVGHYRAERVRLVRTAPAVNVMEAAR; encoded by the coding sequence GTGACCATCTCCCTGCTGCTCCTCGGAGCGGCTTTCCTGCTGATCCTCGCCAACGGCTTCTTCGTGGCGGCCGAGTTCGGACTGGTGACCGTCGAGGCGACGGACGCCGAGAAGGCGGCCGCCGAGGGCGACCGGCGGGCCCGCAGGGTCGCCGAGTCGCTGAAGGAGCTGTCCTTCCAGCTCTCCGGCACCCAGCTCGGCATCACCATCACCTCCCTGGTCGTCGGCATGCTCGCCGAACCGGCCCTGGCCCGGCTGCTGCACGGCCCGTTCGCCGCCCTCGGCATACCGGGCGGCGCCGTCTCCGGTGTCGCCGTGGTGGTCGGCATGCTGCTGGCCTCCGCGATCCAGATGGTGATCGGCGAGCTCGTGCCGAAGAACTGGGCGGTGTCCAAGCCGCTGCCGGTGGCCCGGTTCGTGGCCGGCCCGCAGGCCCGCTTCTCCCGCCTGTTCCGCCCGGTGATCGCCGCGCTCAACACCGTCGCCAACCGGCTGGTGCGGGCCCTCGGTGTCGAACCCGCCGAGGAGCTGGCCTCCGCCCGCACCCCCGGCGAACTCGTCTCCCTGGCCCGGCACTCCGCGCAGGCCGGAGCCCTGGAACAGGACACGGCCGACCTGTTCGTGCGCACCCTGTCCCTGGGCGAGCTGACCGCACAGCACGTCATGACCCCCCGCGTGAAGGTCAGCGCCCTGCAGGACACCGCCACCGCCGAGGACGTCGTCAACCTCACCCGGGCCACCGGCCTGTCCCGCTTCCCCGTCTACCGGGAGAAGATCGACGAGATCGTCGGCATGGCCCATCTGAAGGACGCCCTCGCCGTCCCCGTGCACGACCGGCTGCGCACCCCGGTGAGCCGCATCGCCCGCAAGGCGCTGCTGGTCCCCGAGACCCTGCCGGTCCAGCCGCTGCTCACCCGGCTCCGCTCCGAGCAGCCCATCGCGGTCGTCGTCGACGAGTACGGCGGCACGGCGGGCGTGGTCACCCTGGAGGACATCGTCGAGGAACTCGTCGGCGAGGTCCGCGACGAGCACGACGCCAAGGACATCCCCGAGCTGGCCCCCGCCCCGCCGGAGGACGGCCGGCCCGCCTGGGACGCCGACGGCAGCTGCCGCGTCGACATCCTCCAGCGCATAGGCCTCGACGTGCCCGAGGGGCCGTACGAGACGGTCGCCGGACTCGTCGCCGACCTGCTCGGCCGTATCCCGGCCCCCGGCGACCGGGCCGAACTGCCCGGCTGGCGGCTCTCGGTCCGCCAGGTCGGCCACTACCGCGCCGAACGGGTCCGCCTGGTCAGGACGGCCCCCGCGGTGAACGTGATGGAGGCCGCCCGATGA
- a CDS encoding hemolysin family protein, with the protein MSVLQLVFAALLVLANGFFVGAEFALVSVRRSQIEPLGTARARQVLYGLQRLPQMMAAAQFGITLCSLTLGAVAEPTVAHLLEPVFAAVRLPDGMVHPLGYVIALAAVVFFHLVIGEMVPKNLAMAAPEKAALWLSPGLVYFARLCKPITVTLGACAQGILRLFRVEPKDEVEAVVTSEQLNRLLEDSGQAGLLDPEERERLEDALELGSRPVTDVLLRRESLVTVAPSVTPGEIVELTARTGYSRFPVSATDKGPFMGYVHVKDVLDLEHSDRAVPQHVWRPMTTLRAELPLDDALTVMRRAATHLAQVADASGKVLGLVALEDVLELLVGEVRDPAHRELPAVKADVKLAEPRVSGEPEGALA; encoded by the coding sequence ATGAGCGTCCTCCAACTGGTCTTCGCAGCGCTGCTCGTGCTCGCCAACGGCTTCTTCGTCGGCGCCGAGTTCGCGCTCGTCTCCGTGCGCCGCAGCCAGATCGAACCGCTGGGCACGGCGCGGGCCCGCCAGGTCCTCTACGGCCTGCAGCGCCTGCCCCAGATGATGGCCGCGGCCCAGTTCGGCATCACGCTCTGCTCGCTGACGCTGGGCGCGGTGGCCGAGCCGACGGTGGCGCATCTGCTGGAGCCGGTGTTCGCGGCGGTCCGCCTGCCCGACGGCATGGTCCACCCGCTGGGCTACGTCATCGCCCTCGCCGCGGTGGTCTTCTTCCACCTGGTCATCGGCGAGATGGTGCCGAAGAACCTGGCGATGGCGGCCCCCGAGAAGGCGGCGCTGTGGCTGAGCCCCGGACTGGTCTACTTCGCCCGCCTGTGCAAGCCGATCACCGTGACCCTCGGCGCCTGCGCCCAGGGGATCCTCCGGCTCTTCCGGGTCGAGCCCAAGGACGAGGTCGAGGCCGTCGTCACCAGCGAGCAGCTCAACCGCCTGCTGGAGGACTCCGGACAGGCGGGGCTGCTCGACCCCGAGGAGCGGGAACGCCTGGAGGACGCGCTGGAACTGGGCTCCCGCCCGGTGACCGACGTCCTGTTGCGCCGGGAGTCCCTGGTCACGGTGGCCCCGTCGGTCACGCCGGGCGAGATCGTCGAGCTGACGGCCCGCACGGGTTACTCCCGCTTCCCGGTCTCGGCGACGGACAAGGGCCCCTTCATGGGCTATGTCCACGTCAAGGACGTCCTGGACCTGGAGCACTCCGACCGCGCCGTCCCGCAGCACGTCTGGCGCCCCATGACCACCCTGCGGGCCGAGCTGCCCCTCGACGACGCGCTGACGGTCATGCGGCGGGCGGCGACGCATCTGGCCCAGGTCGCGGACGCCTCCGGCAAGGTGCTGGGTCTGGTGGCCCTGGAGGACGTGCTGGAGCTGCTGGTGGGCGAGGTCCGGGATCCGGCCCACCGGGAGCTGCCCGCGGTGAAGGCCGACGTGAAGCTGGCGGAGCCGAGGGTGAGCGGGGAGCCGGAAGGAGCGCTCGCCTGA
- a CDS encoding AAA family ATPase, with the protein MDFGTQGPEAPADLAWLRGVDAYTMGAYPQAEEEFRAAVRMDPGMADGWLGLHALRVDTTTSLLRMFRHRDRFGEQRARHRRTLNSWYWLGWWVQPVLESPRDLLLAHASHWLDGRHVPELDRALAGLPPVDTDPQVRFLHACRSYLVKDWEQLVRHTDPLLDDPMLGIEAGLFGGMARVRLEMYGQAEPLLSAALMRCRSEQPQRKELRYWLARAHEGTGRSAAALPLYRAVHRVDPAFMDTSARLAAIAEGDGYDDTADLASITLTGAGQDSVDGPDGFDPLFGTEGRDLRLPEPDLPTGPLPSVTDPAVRVKTGVSSPLPAGPTDPALLEEALAELERMVGLEPVKRQVKALSAQLNMARLRAGQGLPVQPPKRHFVFSGPSGTGKTTVARILGRVFYALGLLGGDHLVEAQRADLVGEYLGQTAVKANELIDSAIGGVLFVDEAYSLSNSGYGKGDAYGDEALQVLLKRAEDNRDHLVVILAGYPEGMDRLLAANPGLSSRFTTRVDFPSYRPQELTEIGKVLAAENGDVWDEEALEELRSIAGHVVEQGWIDELGNGRFLRTLYEKSCAYRDLRLSAYAGTLSREDLATLRLPDLMQAYGEVLSGRGPQDPPGV; encoded by the coding sequence ATGGACTTCGGCACGCAGGGCCCCGAGGCCCCGGCCGACCTGGCCTGGCTGCGCGGGGTGGACGCCTACACCATGGGCGCCTACCCGCAGGCCGAGGAGGAGTTCCGCGCCGCGGTGCGGATGGACCCGGGCATGGCCGACGGCTGGCTCGGGCTGCACGCGCTCCGGGTCGACACGACGACCTCGCTGCTCAGGATGTTCCGGCACCGGGACCGCTTCGGCGAACAGCGCGCCCGGCACCGCAGGACGCTCAACTCCTGGTACTGGCTGGGCTGGTGGGTGCAGCCGGTACTGGAGAGCCCGCGCGATCTGCTGCTGGCGCACGCCTCGCACTGGCTGGACGGCCGGCACGTGCCCGAGCTGGACCGGGCCCTCGCCGGGCTGCCCCCGGTCGACACCGACCCGCAGGTCCGCTTCCTGCACGCCTGCCGCTCCTACCTGGTCAAGGACTGGGAGCAGCTGGTACGGCACACCGACCCGCTGCTGGACGATCCCATGCTCGGCATCGAGGCGGGCCTGTTCGGCGGCATGGCCAGAGTCCGGCTGGAGATGTACGGCCAGGCCGAACCGCTGCTGTCTGCGGCGCTGATGCGCTGCCGCAGCGAGCAGCCGCAGCGCAAGGAGCTGCGCTACTGGCTGGCCCGGGCGCACGAGGGCACGGGACGCTCGGCGGCGGCGCTCCCCCTGTACCGGGCGGTCCACCGCGTCGACCCGGCCTTCATGGACACCTCGGCACGGCTCGCGGCGATCGCCGAGGGGGACGGGTACGACGACACCGCCGACCTGGCCTCGATCACCCTGACCGGTGCCGGGCAGGACAGCGTGGACGGGCCCGACGGCTTCGATCCGCTCTTCGGCACCGAGGGCCGCGACCTGCGGCTGCCGGAGCCGGACCTGCCGACGGGGCCCCTGCCGTCGGTGACCGATCCGGCGGTACGGGTGAAGACCGGCGTCTCCTCCCCCCTTCCGGCCGGTCCGACCGATCCCGCCCTGCTCGAGGAGGCGCTCGCCGAGCTCGAGCGCATGGTGGGGCTGGAGCCGGTGAAACGGCAGGTCAAGGCGTTGTCCGCGCAGCTGAACATGGCCCGGCTGCGGGCCGGTCAGGGGCTGCCGGTGCAGCCGCCGAAACGGCACTTCGTCTTCTCGGGGCCGTCGGGGACGGGGAAGACCACGGTGGCCCGGATCCTGGGGCGGGTGTTCTACGCCCTCGGGCTGCTCGGCGGTGACCACCTGGTGGAGGCGCAGCGGGCCGATCTGGTCGGCGAGTACCTCGGGCAGACGGCCGTGAAGGCCAACGAGCTGATCGACTCCGCGATCGGCGGCGTGCTGTTCGTGGACGAGGCGTACTCGCTGTCCAACTCGGGATACGGCAAGGGGGACGCCTACGGCGACGAGGCCCTGCAGGTGCTGCTGAAGCGGGCCGAGGACAACCGGGACCACCTGGTGGTGATCCTCGCCGGCTACCCCGAGGGCATGGACCGCCTGCTGGCCGCGAACCCCGGGCTGTCCTCCCGCTTCACGACCCGCGTCGACTTCCCCTCCTACCGGCCGCAGGAACTCACCGAGATCGGCAAGGTGCTGGCCGCGGAGAACGGGGACGTGTGGGACGAGGAGGCGCTGGAGGAACTGCGCTCGATCGCCGGGCACGTGGTCGAACAGGGGTGGATCGACGAGTTGGGCAACGGCCGGTTCCTGCGCACCCTGTACGAGAAGAGCTGCGCGTACCGGGATCTCCGGCTGTCGGCGTACGCGGGAACGCTGTCCCGGGAGGACCTGGCGACGCTGCGGTTGCCGGACCTGATGCAGGCGTACGGGGAGGTGCTGTCGGGGCGGGGGCCACAGGATCCGCCGGGGGTGTGA
- a CDS encoding uridine kinase family protein, with protein sequence MRDLAARLRGLPPSLGPVRLIGVDGHAGSGKSTFTGHLAAALGGAPVLHLDDIASHEQLFEWTDRLMAQVIHPLARGGSAAYTPYDWRARRFGTPRPLAAAPVVLVEGVGAGRRALRPYLALLLWMELPREESWTRGRLRDGAEQREFWEGWVRAEQAHFAVDPSRPHADLLVQQTPKGYEVLPGPRSTAGPDQSVTQSDGSSALW encoded by the coding sequence ATTCGCGACCTCGCCGCCCGGCTGCGCGGGCTTCCCCCCTCCCTCGGTCCGGTCCGGCTGATCGGGGTCGACGGGCACGCCGGCTCGGGAAAGTCCACCTTCACCGGGCACTTGGCCGCCGCGCTCGGCGGGGCCCCGGTGCTGCACCTCGACGACATCGCCAGCCATGAGCAGCTCTTCGAGTGGACCGACCGACTGATGGCCCAGGTGATCCACCCGCTCGCGCGTGGCGGGAGCGCGGCCTACACGCCCTACGACTGGCGCGCCCGCCGCTTCGGCACACCGCGCCCGCTGGCGGCCGCGCCCGTGGTCCTCGTCGAGGGGGTCGGGGCCGGCCGACGGGCGCTGCGGCCGTATCTGGCGCTGCTGCTGTGGATGGAGCTGCCCCGGGAGGAGTCCTGGACCCGCGGCCGGCTGCGGGACGGGGCGGAACAGCGGGAGTTCTGGGAGGGCTGGGTCCGGGCGGAGCAAGCGCACTTCGCCGTGGACCCCTCGCGCCCCCATGCCGATCTTCTGGTGCAGCAGACGCCGAAGGGGTACGAGGTACTGCCGGGACCTAGGTCAACCGCTGGACCGGACCAAAGCGTGACCCAGAGTGACGGTTCGTCGGCGTTGTGGTGA
- a CDS encoding amino acid permease translates to MSERTSMSRAKARAGKDAVVLDDDATLHAMGYPRKLTRRFQAFDNFAISFTIINILSGIFSSFGFGMNAGGPRILVFGWIGVCVMVLLIGAAMAEVASAYPTSGALYFSAGKLAKRHKGAWSWFTGWLNFVGQIGGTAATGYAAATFIQAFVQLQWPSYQPTAHQTVLITALIIVVQGLANTYTVQLVAVLNRISVWWLLIGLVVIVGALIVMPDHHQPASFVTHFANNTGFTSGLYGGMLGLLVTSWTFTGFDGSFHMSEETVHATVNAPKGITRAIGYSAITGLILMLALVYSIGDYAKEAGSPVGPPVQILIDGLGLGAAKVMLLIVIGAMLFCGLANLTSNTRQIFAFSRDGAMPGSRWWHSVSPRTRTPVKAVWLAVACSLALVVPGWWSHTAFTAIVSVNVVGLFLAYAVPIFLRLRLGAEFQPGPWHLGRWGRPVGWLAVIWIVLSSVLFMLPQASPITVDTFNYAPIALAVVLVVATVWWFATARRRFQGPISYGRPDEVAAMDLV, encoded by the coding sequence GTGTCGGAACGGACATCGATGTCCCGGGCGAAGGCCCGCGCGGGTAAGGACGCGGTCGTGCTCGACGACGACGCGACCCTGCACGCGATGGGCTATCCGCGGAAACTCACCCGGCGTTTCCAGGCGTTCGACAATTTCGCGATCTCCTTCACGATCATCAATATCCTCTCGGGGATTTTCTCGTCCTTCGGATTCGGTATGAACGCGGGCGGGCCCCGCATTCTCGTGTTCGGCTGGATCGGGGTCTGTGTCATGGTGCTGCTCATTGGCGCCGCCATGGCAGAAGTCGCCTCGGCCTATCCGACGAGCGGCGCCCTGTATTTCTCCGCCGGTAAACTTGCAAAGCGCCACAAGGGCGCCTGGTCCTGGTTCACCGGCTGGCTGAACTTCGTGGGCCAGATCGGCGGCACCGCGGCCACCGGCTACGCGGCCGCCACCTTCATCCAGGCCTTCGTGCAGCTGCAGTGGCCCTCCTACCAGCCGACCGCGCACCAGACGGTGCTGATCACGGCCCTGATCATCGTCGTGCAGGGCCTGGCCAACACCTACACCGTGCAGCTCGTCGCCGTACTGAACCGCATTTCCGTGTGGTGGCTGCTGATCGGACTCGTGGTGATCGTCGGCGCACTCATAGTGATGCCGGATCATCATCAGCCGGCGTCCTTCGTGACGCATTTCGCGAACAACACCGGCTTCACGAGCGGACTTTACGGTGGCATGCTCGGCCTGCTGGTCACGAGCTGGACGTTCACCGGGTTCGACGGCAGCTTCCACATGTCCGAGGAAACGGTCCACGCCACGGTGAACGCGCCCAAGGGGATCACCCGCGCCATCGGCTATTCGGCGATCACCGGGCTGATCCTGATGCTGGCACTGGTCTACAGCATCGGCGACTACGCCAAGGAGGCCGGTTCGCCGGTGGGCCCGCCCGTCCAGATCCTCATCGACGGCCTGGGCCTCGGCGCCGCCAAGGTCATGCTCCTCATCGTCATCGGGGCCATGCTCTTCTGCGGCCTCGCCAACCTCACCAGCAACACCCGGCAGATCTTCGCGTTCTCCCGCGACGGCGCCATGCCCGGTTCCCGCTGGTGGCACTCGGTCTCGCCGCGCACCCGTACGCCCGTGAAGGCGGTGTGGCTCGCGGTGGCCTGCTCGCTGGCCCTGGTGGTGCCCGGCTGGTGGTCGCACACCGCCTTCACCGCGATCGTCAGCGTCAACGTGGTCGGTCTCTTCCTCGCCTACGCCGTGCCGATCTTCCTGCGGCTGCGGCTCGGTGCGGAGTTCCAGCCCGGGCCCTGGCACCTCGGCCGCTGGGGGCGGCCGGTCGGGTGGCTCGCGGTGATCTGGATCGTGCTCAGCAGCGTCCTGTTCATGCTGCCGCAGGCCTCGCCGATCACCGTCGACACCTTCAACTACGCGCCGATCGCGCTCGCCGTCGTCCTGGTCGTCGCGACGGTGTGGTGGTTCGCCACGGCCCGCCGCCGCTTCCAGGGTCCGATCAGCTATGGCCGTCCCGACGAGGTCGCCGCGATGGACCTCGTCTGA
- a CDS encoding peptidase C39 family protein: MSRARQPSRRTVLTAAVAVAVAGGTVPAAAAAQQPGTDADDPGQAPARPIDYHAWTTYSQWRLGAAQGVRAVAGARPGVLIGAPAGRTDYTDPHTGTTATWEYATWTSPVHRLTVPATEVVSSWNAHTPAGTWLQVELRGTYTDGTETPWYVMGRWAAGDQDIKRTSVDGQADGRSAVWTDTFAIDDASTGLRLTSYRLRLTLYRRPGTHLTPTVWRLGAMGSDIPDRFTVPASTPGLAQELAVPRYSQEIHKGQYPQYDNGGEAWCSPTSSQMIIEYWGGRLTPEQLSWVDPSYTDPQVDNAARFTYDYQYQGCGNWPFNAAYAATFEGLQGVVTRLASLTDLETLIAAGIPAITSQSFLKTELTGAGYGTSGHLMTVIGFTADGDVIANDPASPGDDAVRRVYLRREFENIWLRTKRYNASGKVVSGTGGVCYLYFPAHPSPRQRKALAAVGVR, translated from the coding sequence ATGAGCAGAGCCCGACAGCCGTCCCGCAGAACCGTCCTCACCGCAGCCGTCGCCGTGGCGGTGGCCGGCGGAACGGTCCCCGCTGCCGCCGCCGCGCAGCAACCCGGCACCGACGCCGACGACCCCGGCCAGGCGCCGGCCCGCCCGATCGACTACCACGCCTGGACCACGTACAGCCAGTGGCGGCTCGGCGCCGCCCAGGGAGTCCGGGCCGTCGCGGGTGCCCGCCCCGGCGTCCTGATCGGCGCCCCCGCCGGCCGCACCGACTACACCGACCCGCACACCGGGACGACCGCCACCTGGGAGTACGCCACCTGGACTTCCCCGGTCCACCGGCTCACCGTCCCCGCCACCGAGGTCGTCTCCTCCTGGAACGCCCACACCCCCGCGGGCACCTGGCTCCAGGTGGAGCTGCGGGGCACGTACACCGACGGCACCGAGACCCCGTGGTACGTGATGGGCCGCTGGGCGGCCGGTGACCAGGACATCAAGCGGACCTCGGTGGACGGCCAGGCCGACGGCAGGAGCGCCGTCTGGACCGACACCTTCGCCATCGACGACGCGAGCACCGGCCTGCGCCTGACGTCGTACCGGCTGCGGCTCACCCTCTACCGCAGGCCGGGGACGCACCTGACGCCGACCGTGTGGCGGCTCGGCGCCATGGGCTCCGACATCCCCGACCGCTTCACCGTCCCCGCCTCCACCCCCGGCCTCGCCCAGGAACTGGCCGTACCGCGCTACTCGCAGGAGATCCACAAGGGCCAGTACCCGCAGTACGACAACGGCGGCGAGGCCTGGTGCAGTCCCACCTCCTCGCAGATGATCATCGAGTACTGGGGCGGCCGGCTCACCCCCGAGCAGCTGTCCTGGGTCGACCCCTCCTACACCGACCCGCAGGTGGACAACGCTGCCCGCTTCACCTACGACTACCAGTACCAGGGCTGCGGCAACTGGCCGTTCAACGCCGCCTACGCGGCCACCTTCGAGGGCCTGCAGGGCGTGGTCACGCGCCTCGCCTCGCTGACCGACCTGGAGACGCTGATCGCGGCCGGCATCCCGGCCATAACGTCCCAGTCGTTCCTGAAGACCGAGCTGACCGGCGCCGGCTACGGCACCTCCGGCCATCTGATGACGGTGATCGGCTTCACCGCCGACGGCGACGTGATCGCCAACGACCCGGCCTCGCCGGGCGACGACGCGGTGCGCCGGGTCTATCTGCGGCGGGAGTTCGAGAACATCTGGCTGCGCACCAAGCGGTACAACGCCTCCGGAAAGGTCGTCTCCGGCACCGGGGGAGTCTGTTACCTCTACTTCCCGGCCCATCCGAGCCCGCGCCAGCGCAAGGCGCTCGCGGCGGTGGGTGTGCGCTGA
- a CDS encoding SCO1431 family membrane protein produces the protein MDLTAHPATTPRARTGGPREDGPEILEHVMGWVLVAVLAMLVTQLGLL, from the coding sequence ATGGACCTGACCGCACACCCGGCCACCACCCCCCGCGCCCGCACCGGCGGCCCCCGGGAAGACGGCCCGGAGATCCTCGAGCACGTCATGGGCTGGGTGCTCGTCGCGGTCCTCGCGATGCTCGTGACCCAGCTCGGCCTGCTCTGA
- a CDS encoding TetR/AcrR family transcriptional regulator — MPHQRASVRPRMRGTERSVARRAELIAIGRRLFADTSYDALSMDDIARQAHVAKGLIYYYFQSKRGYYLAIVQDSVADLVTFAAKGLEIPAVDRVHRTIDAYLRYAEHHQAAYRTIVSGGVGFDAEVHAIRDGVREAIIATIAEGAYGRSDIAPLARMGLLSWVCSVEGATLDWIDRPELSRDTMRELLVKTLGGALRAVEELDPAYPAPQPARREA, encoded by the coding sequence ATGCCGCATCAGCGTGCCTCCGTCCGTCCCCGGATGCGCGGTACCGAGCGCTCGGTGGCGCGTCGCGCCGAACTCATCGCCATCGGGCGGAGGTTGTTCGCCGACACGTCCTACGACGCGCTGTCCATGGACGACATCGCCCGCCAGGCGCATGTCGCCAAGGGGCTGATCTACTACTACTTCCAGTCCAAGCGCGGCTATTACCTGGCGATCGTCCAGGACTCCGTCGCCGATCTGGTCACCTTTGCCGCGAAGGGCCTCGAGATACCCGCGGTGGACCGGGTCCACCGCACCATCGACGCCTATCTGCGCTACGCCGAGCACCACCAGGCCGCCTACCGCACCATCGTCAGCGGGGGCGTCGGCTTCGACGCCGAGGTCCACGCCATCCGGGACGGCGTCCGCGAGGCGATCATCGCCACCATCGCCGAAGGGGCCTACGGCCGCAGCGACATCGCCCCGCTCGCCCGGATGGGCCTGCTCTCCTGGGTGTGCAGCGTGGAGGGCGCGACCCTGGACTGGATCGACCGCCCCGAGCTGTCCCGCGACACCATGCGCGAGCTGCTCGTGAAGACGCTCGGCGGAGCCCTGCGCGCCGTCGAGGAGCTGGACCCGGCCTACCCGGCGCCGCAGCCGGCCCGCCGCGAGGCCTGA
- a CDS encoding glycoside hydrolase family 18 protein: MHTPHRSRLRAFTATACTAVLGAGLLAGAGTATAAAPSAPQVKAGSKVVGYFTEWGTYDRKYYVRNVETSGSAARLTHINYAFGNVTGGKCAMGDSYAATDRAYTAAESVDGAADTWDQPLRGNFNQLLKLKKKHPGLKVLWSFGGWTWSSGFGEAAKNPAAFAQSCYDLVKNSKWAGLFDGIDIDWEYPNGCGNTCDTSGREAFRNVMAALRSKFGSGGLVTAAITADASGGGRIDAADYAGAAQYVNWYNPMTYDYFGAWDATGPTAPHSPLTSYSGIPKAGYNTSATIAKLKGLSIPASKLLLGIGFYGRGWTGVTQAAPGGTATGPAAGTYEQGIDDYKVLKAKCPATGTVGGTAYAKCGNNWWSYDTPATIATKMTYKNQQGLGGTFFWELSGDTANGELIKAID; this comes from the coding sequence ATGCACACTCCCCACCGCTCGCGGCTGCGGGCGTTCACCGCGACCGCCTGTACCGCCGTCCTGGGCGCCGGACTGCTCGCCGGCGCGGGCACCGCCACCGCGGCGGCCCCGTCCGCACCGCAGGTCAAGGCCGGCTCCAAGGTCGTCGGCTACTTCACGGAATGGGGCACCTACGACCGCAAGTACTACGTCAGGAACGTCGAGACCTCGGGCTCGGCCGCCAGGCTGACCCACATCAACTACGCCTTCGGCAACGTCACCGGCGGCAAGTGCGCCATGGGCGACTCCTACGCGGCCACCGACCGCGCCTACACCGCCGCCGAGTCGGTGGACGGCGCCGCCGACACCTGGGACCAGCCGCTGCGCGGCAACTTCAACCAGTTGCTGAAGCTGAAGAAGAAGCACCCGGGTCTGAAGGTCCTGTGGTCCTTCGGCGGCTGGACCTGGTCCAGCGGCTTCGGCGAGGCCGCGAAGAACCCCGCCGCCTTCGCCCAGTCATGCTACGACCTGGTGAAGAACTCCAAGTGGGCCGGGCTGTTCGACGGCATCGACATCGACTGGGAGTACCCGAACGGCTGCGGCAACACCTGCGACACCAGCGGCCGGGAGGCGTTCAGGAACGTCATGGCGGCGCTGCGGTCGAAGTTCGGCTCCGGTGGCCTGGTCACGGCCGCGATCACGGCGGACGCCTCCGGCGGCGGCAGGATCGACGCGGCGGACTACGCGGGCGCCGCGCAGTACGTGAACTGGTACAACCCGATGACCTACGACTACTTCGGCGCCTGGGACGCCACCGGCCCGACCGCCCCGCACTCCCCGCTGACCTCCTACTCGGGCATCCCGAAGGCGGGCTACAACACCTCCGCGACCATCGCCAAGCTCAAGGGCCTCAGCATCCCGGCGTCCAAGCTGCTGCTTGGCATCGGCTTCTACGGCCGCGGCTGGACCGGGGTCACCCAGGCCGCACCCGGCGGGACGGCCACCGGACCGGCGGCGGGGACCTACGAGCAGGGCATCGACGACTACAAGGTGCTCAAGGCCAAGTGCCCGGCGACCGGCACCGTGGGCGGCACGGCCTACGCCAAGTGCGGCAACAACTGGTGGAGTTACGACACCCCGGCGACCATCGCCACGAAGATGACGTACAAGAACCAGCAGGGCCTCGGCGGCACCTTCTTCTGGGAGCTGAGCGGTGACACCGCGAACGGTGAGCTGATCAAGGCCATCGACTAG